Part of the Labilibaculum antarcticum genome, GCAGTAGTTTGAGCTGCATCACCAACTTTTAATCCATCGCTATAAATGGTCATGGTCTCTAAAGTCTTATCATCTTTATTATCCATGTTTACACCATTTGCAGTACCATTGCTTACCCACTGCCAATCTCCAACTGAAGCCATACCTGTTAATGTAAGATCATCAGTAACTTGGTATTTCATATCCATTTCAACACCCATATGAAGAGCATCTAAACCAAGTACGTTAAAACGCCAATCTTCATTTCGTATTGTTGTTGTAGTTGCAATAGATTTATCCATCCATTTGGTATAGTAACCATTCACATTTACTGATAACTTGTTAGAACGAAATCCGTATCCGATTTCAGCAGAATACACTTTTTCATTTTCAGCATCAGGATTTATATCATTGGCATAATTCAAAAACACACTATTGAAGAATGGTGCTTTCTCGAAGTAACCTGCATTAACAAAAACATTATGCTGTTCGTTAAGATTGTAGTTAGCACCAGCTTTAGCGCTATAACCTAGGAAATTTTGCCAAGCAGTTTTCTGATTGCCTGGAAGATATTGAAAATTATCTGTACGACGATATCTACTTTCAGTAACAGAAGCAGAAACAAATGCGCTTAAAGCGTCCTTTTGATACTCCAATTGAGAAAATAATCCTCCCCACATGATCTCACCTGGATTATCGTAGTATATTTTATCTCCTTTTTTCAATTTCTTATTACCTTCTCTATTGATATTTTTACTAATCCCATTATTATCAACATCAACAAAATAATCACCTCCTAATAAATCATCGATTTTAGAGCTGTGCTGACCGATATAATATCTAGCATCAACACCACCCGACAATTTTAAATTATCATTTAAGTCTCTGGTATAATTAGACAATACTCCGTACCACTCATGAGAATTTACAGAGTTAGTAATAATAGCTCTCGAACCAGATAATGAAGATGCATTATCAGCAATTACAGAATCATAGTCAATATATCCATCAGCAGTTACTCTCGTACTAGAACCTACTTTCCCATTATTATCGTAACGTAACCAATATTTATCGGCACCATCTGTTCCTCGTCCTCCACCTTCTGAAATAGAAGCATAAACAGAAGTTGACAATGTTGATTTTTCGTTAATTTGCCAATAGTGATTCAAAGAAGCCTGAGGCTTATGATAAAAATTATAAGCAGTATTATAACGCTCTCCATTTTTAAATCCATAATCAAGATTACGTCTGGTACCGTCTTGATGATTTTTATAATCCTCAATAGTACCTCTTGTGTATCTTTGATTATGCTTTTGTGGTGCACCAAATACAGTAAAAGTTAATCGGTGATCATCATTAATTTGCTTTGCAACTGAAAGAAAATAAGACCAACCGTTATAATCTGTACTTTTAACCCATCCATCACCCTTTGTATGAGATCCAGAAAAAGTAACAGCCCAACCGTTATCCATTAAGCCTGTTGATAAAGTCAACATTTGTTTCTCCATTCCACTATTTCCGATACCATAAGCAAAAGAACCTCCTTTTTCAGCATCAGTTGATTTAGTTATGATATTAATGGTCCCACCCACAGCAGGTGTCGCAACTTTAGACGCACCTAAACCACGCTGCACTTGCTGGCTACGAGTCACGTCAGAAAGACCGGCCCAGTTAGACCAGTAAACTTTACCATTCTCCATTCCATTAACCGGAACTCCATTAATCATTACCCCAATGTTACTGGAATCAAATCCACGTAAATTAATACGAGAATCACCATATCCTCCACCTGCTTTGGTTGCATAAACACCTGGTGTTGATTTCAACATTTCAGGGAATTCCTGAGTACCCAATTTCTCAGCTATTAAAGATTGAGAAATGGTAGAAACGGCAACTGGAGTCTGGCGTTGAATAGCAACAGAAGCCATAACATTAATTTCATTCAAGCCAATAGCGTCAGATTCTAATTTAATAACGCCTAAATCTTGCGATCCCTTTAAGACAACTTCTTTGTCAAGAAATCCAACGAAACTTACAATAACTTTGGTGGCTCCCTGAGATAACTCAAAAGTAAAAGAACCATCAAAACCTGAAACTGTACCGGAGGTTGTTCCAGCTACAACGATAGATGCACCCGGCAAACTCTCGTTGGTACTACCATCTACGACTACACCTTTTACGGTGGTTTGAGCAATAGCTGCAATGGACAACATCATGATTGCTACCATTGTCAAAATACTTCTCATAGCATTTTTCATAAAACAATTTGTTAGGTTAGTAAATTGTGTGGCATTGTTGCCACAAAATCATCTTAGCTTTTCGCGAAGAAAAGGATCACAAAAATGGTTGCTTTTTAACTTTTTAACAAAAATTAAGCAAATTAATTTTCAATGTTCATCGCTTTTATTTAGCGATTCATCGAAAAAATAAATTTCAAACTTGTAATTGGGACAATTTTTCATTTTCAACGTAAATACAAAGAACGTATCCTCTAAATTAAATGAGTAATTTAAAAATGGGTATGGAAGGTAATATTTTTCTTTCGAAATCCATAATCACTAAATCAACCAAGAACTTAGTTCTCAACTCATTTTAACATCACGATAAAAGAGTAATTAATCAAATATTAGAATAGACAAGGAATCTCAAGTTTAATTTTAAACACCAAGCCTCTTACTTATTTTTAATCTAAATTAGATAATCACTAAAATTTCATTGACAGGACAAAGAAACGATTCCAGTAAGAACCAACTGTTAATTTAACATTAAAAAAAAGGAAAGAATTAAACTTACTGCTAAAACGAATTAATTCTGCAGTAAAAGAACATTTAACGAAAAAAAAGCGTACTTTTGCACCCGCATTTTGAGTAGCCCAATCGATTCAGTCACAACATTTTCAATGAATGTGACGATCAATTGAAATGTTCAACTCGACTAATACAATACAAAGAAAGAGGATGTAGTATCCCATTTCACTAGCTTACAGCGGATATTTATTCTCAAATTAATAAAATACAAGATGAGGAAATTGAGAAACATTGCGATTATCGCCCACGTTGATCATGGTAAGACCACTTTGGTTGACAAAATGATAATGCACAGCAATATTTTTAGAAAAAATGAGAACCCAGGTGATTTAATTCTTGATAACAACGACCTGGAAAGAGAGAGGGGAATCACCATCTTATCGAAGAACGTTTCCCTTGAGTACAACGGGGTAAAGATCAATATTATTGATACTCCTGGTCACTCGGATTTTGGTGGAGAAGTTGAACGTGTTTTGAATATGGCTGATGGGGTTCTACTACTGGTAGATGCCTTTGAAGGAACTATGCCTCAAACTCGTTTTGTATTGCAGAAAGCTTTAGCTTTGGGTCTTAAGCCAATTGTAGTTGTTAATAAAGTTGACAAACCAAACTGCAGACCAGAAGAAGTTCAAGAACAAGTTTTTGAGCTGATGTTTAATCTGGATGCTACAGAAGACCAGTTAGACTTCCCAACCATTTACGGTTCGGCTAAGCAAGGCTGGATGTCAAAAGACTGGCTAAAACCAACAACTGACATTACTGCAATTCTTGATGCGGTAATTGAGCACATTCCAGCGCCAAAAATTATTGATGGCACAACACAGATGCTTATTACATCTCTTGACTTCTCATCTTACGTAGGACGAATTGCCATTGGACGTGTTCACCGAGGAGAGATTCGTGAAGGAACGGATGTTAGTTTGGTTAAGCCTGATGGCAGCATCAAAAAACAACGTGTTAAAGAATTACATATATTCACTGGATTAGGTAAAGAAAGAGTTAAATCTGTTTCGTCAGGAGAAATTTGTGCTTTAGTTGGTATTGAAGGATTCGATATTGGAGATTCTATTTGTAGTGTCGAAGACCCGGAACCTCTTGCTCCAATTGCTATTGATGAGCCTACAATGAGTATGTTATTCACCATCAACAACTCTCCATTTTATGGAAAAGATGGTAAATTCGTTACTTCCCGTCACTTGATGGACCGACTATATAAAGAACTTGAAAAGAACTTAGCTCTTAGAGTTGAGAAAACTGATTCGGCAGATTCATATATTGTATACGGACGTGGTGTTCTTCACTTATCTGTACTTATTGAAACAATGCGTCGTGAAGGATACGAAATCCAAGTTGGTCAGCCACAAGTTATCATCAAACAAATTGGTGGTGAAAAATGTGAGCCAGTCGAATTCTTGTTTATTGATCTTCCGGAAGATGTTTCAGGAAGAGCAATAGAGATCGTAACTCAACGTAAAGGAGAAATGTTAACTATGGAACGTAAGGCTGATCGTATTCACCTTGAATTCCATATTCCATCAAGAGGTATTATTGGTTTAAGAAATCAGCTGTTGACTGCTACTGCCGGAGAAGCAGTAATTTCTCATCGCTTTCTTGAATACCAACCACACAAAGGGAATATCCCAGGCCGTATTAACGGATCCTTAATTGCGATGGAAACAGGATTAACTTTTGCTTATGCTTTAAATAAACTACAAGACCGAGGCACATTTTTCGTTGCCCCAACGGTTGAGATTTATGAAGGCCAGGTAATTGGAGAGAATAATCGTGCTGGTGACTTAGTTATAAATGTTACCAAAACGAAGAAACTAACCAATATGCGTACTTCAGGTACTGATGAAAAGGTGAGATTATCACCTCCAATTCTTCACTCTCTTGAAGAGGCTCTGGAATACATTCAAGGTGACGAGTATGTTGAAGTTACACCAAACTCTATCCGTTTAAGAAAAATATTCCTTAAAGAAACTGATCGTAAAAGATCTGGCAAATAATTTTTTAAATTTCAATAGAGATATAAAAAATAAATATATTTAAATGAGCGATTTCCTAATTGGAAGTCGCTTTTTTTATTTAAACATCAAGTGGATTTTTCAAAAGAAATACAAAAGACACCCCATCTACTATACTTCAATACGTATACATTTACCCGGACAAATAGTAGCAGCTCTCTGATTTCAATAAATCTTATCATCGAAGATTACTAATTGATAACACTTGTTCCGACTGAATGAACCAATCAAATCGCATCTGTCATTTTCGAAAATTCAGGCGCAAATTCACTACAATAGCAAATCCGATACACTTATCCCTAAAATGCTAAATTTTCGCCATCTCAAGGTGATTATTTTCATTTCCCTTCCGGATTTTCATTAAGAAAACAAAAAATAGCATATTTTTTTTCATCTGCATATAGCTCATTATTGGCCTGTTATGCTTTTTAACTAAATTATTTTAGTACTAGGTCTTGCATACTACCTTCTTTTATACGTATATTTGTATAACCAGCTTGCATGCTTCAAACAGTACTATACGATATAAATTCAAATGCCATGAACAAAAGAAACAATTCACTCTGGAAAATATGCCTGATTATAATTGTTCTATTTTCCTGGACAACAGAGTCAAATGCTCAGTTTGCTTCTACGCTTGCGAAACAATCAAAAATACTATCGCCAATTGTAAAAATTGTATCTGATATTATTTTAGGAGGTGAGTCGAAAATTCCAAATATGGAACAAGAGGTAGATATAGAAAAAAGCTATTTAAACTCAAGCCTATTCTTTTTTGAAGAAAACGTACAAGTATGTAAAGATATTTTAACCGGCAATAAAGACAGCATTGGTGCAACAAATAATTCATTGCAACCACAAGAACAAATTATTATTAAAAAAGATTCTGTGCTAACGAAGAAGGACACTGAAGTAGTTGAGAAAAAAAAGCACAAAAGCATCTGGAATAACCCGGGAAACACGAAATCAAGAATTTAATTTATTCCAACCATGAAGATCGAGAATACTAAAGCCCAAATGCGAAAAGGAGTGCTGGAATATTGTATCCTATCCATTTTATCAAGAAATGATGCTTACGCTTCAGATATTATTAAAGAGCTAAAAGAGGCAAAAATGATTGTTGTAGAAGGAACGTTATATCCACTACTAACTCGTTTGAAAAACGACGGATTACTTAGCTACCGCTGGGAGGAATCAACTCAAGGTCCACCCCGTAAATATTATACGATTGCTGAATTGGGAAGTAATTTCCTTAAAGAATTAGATCAATCGTGGCAAGATTTAGTTACTGCAGTAAATACAATTAAAAAGTAAGACCCATAAACCGATATACAAATGAAAAAGACATTAACAATTAATATCAGTGGAAGCATATTCCATATCGATGAGGATGCTTTTGAAAAACTACAGGCTTATCTGCGGACTATCAATGCTCATTATGGATCTAGCGAAGAAGGTCGCGAAATAATAGCTGATATTGAAGCCAGAATTTCGGAAATTTTTCAGGAAAAACTGAGCACTAAAGATCAGGTGGTAAATGTTGATATGATAGAAGAAACCATATCCATCATGGGAAAACCTGAAGAGATATTTGCTATCGACGAAGACAGTATTGAGGACGAGTCGAATCAAGAAAGCGACACAAAAGACACTAATGGAAAGAAGAAAAGAAGATTATTCCGCGACCCCGACCACAGAGTTCTTGGCGGTGTTGCAAGTGGATTAGCTGCATATTTCGGAATTGACGTAGTTGTAATTCGCCTCCTATTTGCATTATTCTTCTTCCTCGGATATGGATTTTCATTTCTACTTTACGTGATTTTATGGATTGCAGTACCCAAAGCGGTTACTACAACTCAAAAATTGGAAATGAAGGGAAAGAAAGTCAATATTTCGAATATCGAAGAAACAATTAAAGATGAATACAAAGAGGTTAAAGAAAGTTTCGAGAATATTAGAGACAAAAGCGGACCGCAAGTTCGTGACGGTTTCGACAGTGTAATTGATTTTCTTGGCACCGCACTTCGTCTCATCCTTAAAGTTTTTATCATTCTACTTGGAATCGGATTCGTATTTGCAGGTTTCGTTACCCTAATTAGCTTTATTGGCTCAATGATTTTCGTCAATAGTTTCTTTGGTCCATTTTCAGACTTTCACTTCCCTGGTACAGTATTACCACACATGTTTCTTGACGGAAGCAGCATCACCCTATTCACAATTGGAGTGATTGTAGTGATAGGCATTCCTTTGCTACTTTTGATTTTCGCAGGTCTAAAACTCCTTTTCAACTTTAAAACCAACAATAAAATAATTGGATTTTCAGCTCTTGCTTTATGGATACTTGGGATTATTCTTTTGGTAAGTTTAAGCTTCTCTCAAATAAAAGGATACATGCAAAGCAGTACCCGTTACTCGGAAAATATCGAATTACAAGCTACTCAAACAGACACTCTTTATTTGAAAACAACTGACAATATCGATTTTGACTGGCATGACGGACACATCGGCTTAGACAATATTAAAATCATTGTTAAAGATGACAAGGAAATTATAATTGGAGAACCCACTCTTGATATCGAGAAAAGCAATACCGGTAAATTTGAAATTAAACTAAAA contains:
- a CDS encoding PspC domain-containing protein; the protein is MKKTLTINISGSIFHIDEDAFEKLQAYLRTINAHYGSSEEGREIIADIEARISEIFQEKLSTKDQVVNVDMIEETISIMGKPEEIFAIDEDSIEDESNQESDTKDTNGKKKRRLFRDPDHRVLGGVASGLAAYFGIDVVVIRLLFALFFFLGYGFSFLLYVILWIAVPKAVTTTQKLEMKGKKVNISNIEETIKDEYKEVKESFENIRDKSGPQVRDGFDSVIDFLGTALRLILKVFIILLGIGFVFAGFVTLISFIGSMIFVNSFFGPFSDFHFPGTVLPHMFLDGSSITLFTIGVIVVIGIPLLLLIFAGLKLLFNFKTNNKIIGFSALALWILGIILLVSLSFSQIKGYMQSSTRYSENIELQATQTDTLYLKTTDNIDFDWHDGHIGLDNIKIIVKDDKEIIIGEPTLDIEKSNTGKFEIKLKKKSRGRSNEQASENAENIEYKWTQTDSVITFNQYFSLPASSKWRNQKLHITVKVPEGKVIYLDKSMKKIIHDIDNISNTWDYDMLDEMWIMQKEGLSKLEK
- a CDS encoding PadR family transcriptional regulator; its protein translation is MKIENTKAQMRKGVLEYCILSILSRNDAYASDIIKELKEAKMIVVEGTLYPLLTRLKNDGLLSYRWEESTQGPPRKYYTIAELGSNFLKELDQSWQDLVTAVNTIKK
- a CDS encoding TonB-dependent receptor, whose amino-acid sequence is MKNAMRSILTMVAIMMLSIAAIAQTTVKGVVVDGSTNESLPGASIVVAGTTSGTVSGFDGSFTFELSQGATKVIVSFVGFLDKEVVLKGSQDLGVIKLESDAIGLNEINVMASVAIQRQTPVAVSTISQSLIAEKLGTQEFPEMLKSTPGVYATKAGGGYGDSRINLRGFDSSNIGVMINGVPVNGMENGKVYWSNWAGLSDVTRSQQVQRGLGASKVATPAVGGTINIITKSTDAEKGGSFAYGIGNSGMEKQMLTLSTGLMDNGWAVTFSGSHTKGDGWVKSTDYNGWSYFLSVAKQINDDHRLTFTVFGAPQKHNQRYTRGTIEDYKNHQDGTRRNLDYGFKNGERYNTAYNFYHKPQASLNHYWQINEKSTLSTSVYASISEGGGRGTDGADKYWLRYDNNGKVGSSTRVTADGYIDYDSVIADNASSLSGSRAIITNSVNSHEWYGVLSNYTRDLNDNLKLSGGVDARYYIGQHSSKIDDLLGGDYFVDVDNNGISKNINREGNKKLKKGDKIYYDNPGEIMWGGLFSQLEYQKDALSAFVSASVTESRYRRTDNFQYLPGNQKTAWQNFLGYSAKAGANYNLNEQHNVFVNAGYFEKAPFFNSVFLNYANDINPDAENEKVYSAEIGYGFRSNKLSVNVNGYYTKWMDKSIATTTTIRNEDWRFNVLGLDALHMGVEMDMKYQVTDDLTLTGMASVGDWQWVSNGTANGVNMDNKDDKTLETMTIYSDGLKVGDAAQTTAALGLDYQIFDDLKVGMNYNYYGNLYAYFNVADRDNANDSAQAWEMPDYGLFDLNVKYNFMLGNLNATLYGNVQNVFDTEYFSDATDGGDHDWKTSYGFYGFGRTASMRLKIKF
- the typA gene encoding translational GTPase TypA; protein product: MRKLRNIAIIAHVDHGKTTLVDKMIMHSNIFRKNENPGDLILDNNDLERERGITILSKNVSLEYNGVKINIIDTPGHSDFGGEVERVLNMADGVLLLVDAFEGTMPQTRFVLQKALALGLKPIVVVNKVDKPNCRPEEVQEQVFELMFNLDATEDQLDFPTIYGSAKQGWMSKDWLKPTTDITAILDAVIEHIPAPKIIDGTTQMLITSLDFSSYVGRIAIGRVHRGEIREGTDVSLVKPDGSIKKQRVKELHIFTGLGKERVKSVSSGEICALVGIEGFDIGDSICSVEDPEPLAPIAIDEPTMSMLFTINNSPFYGKDGKFVTSRHLMDRLYKELEKNLALRVEKTDSADSYIVYGRGVLHLSVLIETMRREGYEIQVGQPQVIIKQIGGEKCEPVEFLFIDLPEDVSGRAIEIVTQRKGEMLTMERKADRIHLEFHIPSRGIIGLRNQLLTATAGEAVISHRFLEYQPHKGNIPGRINGSLIAMETGLTFAYALNKLQDRGTFFVAPTVEIYEGQVIGENNRAGDLVINVTKTKKLTNMRTSGTDEKVRLSPPILHSLEEALEYIQGDEYVEVTPNSIRLRKIFLKETDRKRSGK